The genomic segment CCAAGAACAGATTTCCCCTGCTTTCCACTTCACTTCGATTCATATCATGTCATAAGTCTGCCGCTATTCTCAACCAACCAGGTTACAAAATACTGATTGGGTAATTCCTGTCCAATCATAATAAGGGGTGTGCAACCAAATTAAATGCCTATTTGATATATGTTCACATTAAGTACTGACACGTGGACGTTCTACTGTTATGTTTTCCATTTGCTAATCAATGGAGATACTCCATGCCTCAAATTGAATCTGATTGTAAAACCAAAAGCGACTCATGACCTTCCAGAcgttatacatatatatacttgagTTGAATGTAATTGGACAGTAAGCAGGTAATCAGAATTTGCCCTCATTCATACTTCTGATTGGTTGgggctagactggttgaactctctaaatAATCCTAATCAAGGTcttccccgcctggtgctcatatTCAACTGGGATAGGCCAAGGAACCccgcgacccatgtgaggaaaagtgattcagaaaatgaataaccaCAGTTTTGTTTAGCACATTATAGGATGCGGGCAATATGGATATTGAAGGCATTGTTCTCAGAAATCTGACTGACTTGCAGTGGTATCTCGACTGGTTACAATAGTGGTTTTGTGACCTGgattattttggaaaaagaagCATGTATTTCATTTAATTACGATCTTTAATACTACCCCATAAACTCTTTGATGAGGATAAAAGTATATTACTTTTTATaagacatatacatacatacatagacataatATGTATGGACAAAAATATTATGGAACATTCGTGAAGccattcaaatgaaaattcaaagacattttccaatgggATGGAATTGCGAGTGGCAGCTAACATAAACATAAAGACAACTAAGCAATTTAAGATTATGTTACCCACACTCAGAAACACAACTCACCTGATGAATGAGGGTCTAAGGGACACCAATTCACCCCATACAAGATGGCTCTTGCATCTGCCTATAGAGCACTAACCTTGCTTCCTTCTAGCGAATGAGAGGCCAGCGGGGTGTTGGGAAACATCCAATAGGAAAGCAACTTTAGCacaacaaatactttttaaaaaatgatactgAGAGATCgtttacattttgggggatgCTTGAATTTGTCTAATGATTCGTAAATCTGATTGCttttgtattttggagaaaaggtTTCCCAGTGAGGCTTTTTGTAACTGGAATTGCTCGTAGGTataagcatttgtaagtagaggtgctaCTGTATTTAATAATAGGGGCCTGCAAGAAGGCAGTGAGGACTGGGCTTCTAGTCATGACATCAACAGCTGGTGTTTTAAATGCTGACCTAAAACAAAAACTTAAATATAAGATAAAAAAAGTTTCTGCCTACATGTAAGATTCAACACACCCTTTGTTTTTAGCTTGTGCCCATGTTTCCTGTACGCATTTTCAAACAGATTATTAAGAAGAAAAGTATCAATTCAACCCTATATTACCTTTAATGATGAATTCTGAAAGAGAAgcaaagttcttttttttcaaatgtatgtaTGGAAACCATTAGCTGGAGTTAAATATTGGCAttcttttgcctgactttgaTTCGGGAGATGTAGGATCCATTCAATTGGATTCaagtgtactttttttgtttatctttgcatgtgccctacgactgactggcgaccagtctatagTGTAGTCTACCTCTACCCAAAATCAGTCCCTGTGATACCCGGGGAagctaaaatgactaaaataaatatactttaGGTTGGGAACCCCCACCCTGTCCTCCATCGCTGCCATCTTGTTGGCGTCTTTCTCTGTTCCCATGGCAACACAATCCGACATGACACAATTCCATTTtaggaatttttatttttccaacatGAACACAGGAagcacacacttttttttctttttggcacCGCCcctttttcagagaaaaactGCTTCAAAGCGGTCTTACAATTAGAATGAGGGTGCATAGATATCACGAGATGTCTGATGTGCAATATGAGCCAATGGGGATGAGCCGCGTTCTGTCGATCAATTAACTTGTGGCCCATTCCTTCCAACAAGTGGTCTCCAACTGgcagtccgggggccaaatctgatgCGTCACTTCATTTAGTGTGGCCCGTCAAAGAACATCTTTAATATTCCCTTTGTGTTTGGCTGTAGTAATAAAAATGGTGTAAATTTCAGCAGTCCCCAATTCACAGTATGTTTTCCGCCtcaattttaacaacatttaaagacaacattttctgttcattcatttgtttcttTGAGGTTAATCAAAGAATGAAAAGCAGAATGTTTACTGATGTCCCTCtatgtttttaataaattgtgaataaatgactgaatagaatgaaaaatattcaaattcgaCCTCCgtttaaattgaaaaatcaaatataccaaagtccattttaaaatactatttACAGTTTCCACTTTTTATAGGGcgataaaaatgggaaaaaataggattttgaaAACTTTGATGACTATAATTTAGTCAATTAATCacgtataagccatatttgtaactaaaaccACGACTGAATCTTATATGagcacaagacttgctatactctttttcaccagtagatttcAGCAAAGTAAAATTtactatttattggttattttcagttttgcagtatgTAAACAACCGTTCATAGattaattaattccttatgatattgaccctaataatgtgcttttaattcatacagtatctcaaaaataccacgtgtgataatttttctttagattttccttTCCAAGTAACACAATTGTACTtgttattaaaaccatgaatatggaggtgaaaattgtgaatcggggtgcgaaattgtaaaatccaacaattttaaggcaattttttagggtgcgacttatacaccggggcggcttatatgcgagtaaatatggtatgtACTATCGAAACAtgtattgagtatttttttagccTTTCGACATCTACCCTTATATGATATATATGATTAAGTGCATGAAAActtggtcacatgacttccgaGAGGAAGAGGAAGTGCTACGTGAGAGAAGGATGAGGTAAATGTGCGGAAGAAGATAAATGAGAATACGACACCTCGCCTGCCCCCAATGGCTATAGATGTCTTCGGAATGGATGGGACGTCTAGAAACGTGGCCGTTCGCTGCCGGCAatcttttcttcttcatttcaGTCCAACGCCGAATGGTGGAGTCGTCGCCCCGGGTCAGGGTCTGGTATTGTTTCCTGTTCTGGGTCTCGCTGTGTTGCAACTCGCCACCTGCTAGCATGTTGGCTGCCTTTGGTGCGCTTGTGTTCCACCTCGAGTGAGTCCTCCTCTAACTTTTGACGTTTGTGTTTGGTTCTGCGGTTCTGGAACCAAACCTTCACCTAAAAGGGACAACGGGAAATGGGTACAAGTCAACTTTGGCACGAGTCGAATCGTTGTTTTGGTTTCCAGTGGATCTTTGCCGACAGGGGCCATCCCATAAGTGTATGTAATTTGTTGACATAAAAGTTCTCCCACAaaaattttaattcatttaattgaaaaaatagagatttttgtctcttttttaaattttaaaagagAAAGCAATACATACTTGCTTATTTCTTTGTTCTAATTTATGAAAAGGCCTCAAATGGATATAAAAGGGAAAGAGAAATGCGGCAAAATAAACAAAGTTGTGGCCCGATATCAATAGGGAGGGACATAGAAATGACCCAAACGAACAAAAGATGATCCAATTTCAACGGTAAGGAACTTTGAATTTCAGTTTGGCAACTTTGGGTTGCAACATTTGATAATCTGGAGGCACTCGGAACTTAAAAGTTATGCGGGAGGAGGGATGAGGGCTTCCTTTTGTTTTCCCGAAGCCGGCCCTCCCTCACCTGCTCACCTGGGTCTCGGTAAGGCAGAGCACCGAGGCCAGCTGCTTCCTTTCTGCTCCGACCACGTAGTGGTTTTTATCGAAGGCTTGTTCCAAACGCAGAAGCTGCGAGGGAGAAAATGCCGTTCGGATCCGTTTAGCTTTCCGAGAGAAGGCACCATGTAGCAGGAGGTTCTCCGTCCCGCCGTCCCCGTCATCACCTGAACAAAAGACGCCCTGGTTGGGTAAAACTAGGACTAATTGTACACCCTATGGTACAATTTACAAGCCCGCTCCCACTATTCCAGACTATCTTGCTTTAAGAGTGtttttgctgattttctgtcttaataattggatttggtgattcttaatgatcccatttactttgatttgctttgttgttctaacttataactatgcctttcctatatctgcattccccctccttgctactgtcacaatgaaatttcccaaatatgggatgaataacgttatccaatccaattcactTCTACACTAAATTtctcgcagcactgattggccaagcaacgttccatgatcatctgcagccagtgatagCCAAGCGGCGCATGTCAACATGATGAGTCAGGCTGTCTTGACCTCCATGGCAGCGGCTTCACCAAACCCCAGAGAAGAAACCAACGAGTTCGATCAAACTCAGGTTCAGAAGCCCTGAACTAGAAGTAACCCTAAATTAATAAGAAGCAACCTGATCATTTTAGATCagatttagattagaactttatttcattccgtatttgggaaatgcagtagcaagacagacacagaagacattgtagacctaggtaaaaaaactggagccactcacaggaagtccacaaggcaTGGAGCTTCTGCAGACTGCGACTGAGGTTAATGCCTCAATCATCAACTGTAACCCACTAGCAAAAGTCTTTAGGTTTACTGATTTATAGTTTAGTGAAAATGTTGGTCCGGTCTTAGTCTCTTGTTCTCTACTCGGTCTTCACTGAATTTGACTTTTGGGCAAGGGTTGGTGTCAGTCATGTTGTGTTTTAGTCTTGGTCATCACTCCCAAAAGTCTTGATCTTGACTCTTTCTGGGATCGTAAAGATGTCTGTCAAGTTCATCTTGGTCTCCTCAGTGTAAGTAGAAGTCAATTAGGAAAAGACAAGATTCAGACTCAAGCATCGGTTCCATAATGGCCGGCCGATGGTGTACGTGACTGTGTTGAATTTTTGAGGTCCTTCGTTGAAACCTTTAATATCGTTTACATATAAACAAAGTCGTAAACAGTCGCATTGAAGAGATCGGCCGGCGGCATCACGCCGCAGGCAAAAACGTCGGTTGAATCGGAGTGAGCCGTGACAAAGACGTACAAACCGATGGCTAGCGCGTAGCATTCACATGCAAAACACGTGCTTTCATCAACACCAAAGTCACGGTAAAATAAAATCGTAGCTTCACCCGGGAATAACTTGTGCGTTCCATCTTCCCGATCGCTTCCGTATCCGTATGTAGTCCATTTGGAATTGGAAAAGTTCAGTTGTTTTTAACTTTAGGTGCTAATTGTGTAATAGTGGATCAAGGGAGTTCCTCCCAAAGGAGTTTGATATTGTGAACACATTGAATatcattagatgtccaatccttctCAATTGGGAGGGACTAGGagcaatcaatcaatcaatcaatcaatcaatcaatcatggGTGGATGAGTGTATGGTTTGGGTGCGTTGGCCTCCCAGTTTtgaggttgagggttcaatcccaggtccaaaacttcctgtgtggagtttgcagagtttgcatgatctccctgggcttgagtgggttttctctggctactccagtttcatcccgcatcccaaaaacatgcatactaggctgattgaacactctaaatttcccctaagtatgtatgagtgtgagagagaatgGCGGTCTGCCGTTCAATAGGCCACCAAtaatctgggataggctcaagtgacccttatgaggataagcggtacagaaaatgaatgaatgaatgaatgaaacacatCTTGGGGGAGAGTGGTTaacacatctgcctcacagttctgaaatagAAAGTTGAATTCCTGGCGGGTTCAAAACTATTTTATAATTTGGCAAACAGAATTCTCAATTTTTGGAGTTAAAACTAACTCCAACAAATGTTGACTCCAATATGGATGATGCTTGGGTCCAAAGTATTAAATtctgacaaagaaaatacattctGAACGTTTGGTTAAAAGAAAACCAGCACGTTTGTTTGCGTGTTCGTGtgcgcgtgcatgtgtgtgtgtgtgtgtgcgtgggtacgggggggggggtgattacTTTTTGGTCCTATTTCATGAGTTAAATTTGCCGCACCAACTCtaatattatttaataatattattcAAATTGAAAGTCCATTGGGAGACAATAAGCTAAAATACAAATAGCTTAATCAAAACTGAAATTAATCAGTAATGAAATCATCAATACATGAGTTGACATGAACAAATACGAGttaaaatgcacacaaaaatattgaaagtCAAATGTTACACACGCGCGtgcgcgcacacacgcacactaaaAGACAAACAGAAATACGTTCACAAATACAATGCAAAAAACAAAGTCACGTTCCCAAACACGCGCAAAAATGAACACACAAAGTCAAAGACAATCTCCCAAAACACAAAATCCTCACATAAAGGCAAGCCCGAATATACACAGggacaccaaaaacaaacacacaacacCACAAAAATACGCGCACACACACCCCAGAAACATgataacacaacaacaacaacacaaatacacacgaaCAAACACACGCGCATacaaaaaacactggaaaacacacaaatacatttaaagcaatacaaaggaaaaaggcAAGCGCGTGCGTGTTCGTTCTGTTTTGTCGGGTGTCATTTGTTGGGGGATTACTTTTAAATCCGTAATATTATTTTACTAAAATATAGTTGTAAATAATGTactcaattacattttaaaattcatacattattaaataataaagaaaaaaagaaataaaaagtaaactttcaatcttttttaaaatactttttaaatggctgtgatgtggaaaaaaatcctttcagcTACTTTATGGAATTGCAAAAGATGTACACAAACGAATTAAGCCTTGAAGGATTTTCAACTTTCGTTTATTGGCTGTGTGCTAAACGTCCAATATATCCAATCAGATTTTATAGTAGGATttgtaatgaaaataaaaaagtcaatcattttggattaaaaaaataaattaaaaaaacgtcAACCAGTTTGGGCCTAaaaatttacttaaaaaaataaaataagtatatatttagtcatatatattttaagagaaatatatgaaaaatacacCAATTCTGAACTAAACTAGACAAAAAATAACCAATTTGAACCCCCTATTTAAATGAATCtatccctttttaaaaacagtacTACTTCATAAAAATACGTTCCTTGTATATAATGAACAAGATTCCCTAACGTTGCGCGATACAACGACATCGCGCAAAGTCAGGAAATCCGttcaatatatacatttatcaaCAACCTTTTATATACATAATATGTTTTACCTGCGAGCGCGTGCACGTATTTGTGTTGGTTGTGGAAGATCCAGGCCGAGGTGGGAGGAGGCTGGCGGCAGAACACGTGGAGTCCGAGGTTGGTTCCGGCGGACCAGTCCGAGGTCCGGACGAAAGGAAAGCCCGGCAGAAGAAGCCCGGCGGCAGCAGCGGCGGAAACGGAAGCGGAGGAGGAAGCGACGACGGCGTGCCGTCGAAGGGCCTCCGGGAAGCGGAGCGCGGTAGGCCGGACGGGCTCGTCCGAGGCGGGCCGCTGATGCTGCTTCTGCGGTTTCCCCACCAGAGCTTCAATAGAGAAGCACTTGTTGACGCCCGCAGACATGCCTGACGGACCCCCGAAGCCCAAACTCATAGCGCAACCATCTCCGCCTGCGTGCGTCTAGGCGCGCAATCAGCACGTAACGCACCTGCCGACGCGGAAGGTGGGTCGTGCCAATCCCGATTTTCATGACGCCCCTTCTCGAAGGAGGGGCCTTTTGggtctatttatttcaaatcatCAAATTCAGATGTTTAGAAGAGCACGGAGAATGCTAATCCGagtgtcatcatcatcatcatct from the Stigmatopora nigra isolate UIUO_SnigA chromosome 14, RoL_Snig_1.1, whole genome shotgun sequence genome contains:
- the emx3 gene encoding empty spiracles homeobox 3 is translated as MSLGFGGPSGMSAGVNKCFSIEALVGKPQKQHQRPASDEPVRPTALRFPEALRRHAVVASSSASVSAAAAAGLLLPGFPFVRTSDWSAGTNLGLHVFCRQPPPTSAWIFHNQHKYVHALAGDDGDGGTENLLLHGAFSRKAKRIRTAFSPSQLLRLEQAFDKNHYVVGAERKQLASVLCLTETQVKVWFQNRRTKHKRQKLEEDSLEVEHKRTKGSQHASRWRVATQRDPEQETIPDPDPGRRLHHSALD